One window of the Mixophyes fleayi isolate aMixFle1 chromosome 6, aMixFle1.hap1, whole genome shotgun sequence genome contains the following:
- the PGAM1 gene encoding phosphoglycerate mutase 1, which translates to MAAYKIVLIRHGESTWNQENRFCGWFDADLSETGAEEAKRGGDALRDAGYQFDICYTSVLKRAIRTLWLALDSTDQMWVKVVRTWRLNERHYGGLTGLNKAETAAKHGEEQVKIWRRSYDIPPPSMDADHDYYSIISKDRRYADLTEDQLPSCESLKDTIARALPFWNDEIVPRIKEGKRVLIVAHGNSLRGIVKHLEGMSEEAIMELNLPTGIPIVYELDKNLKPIKPMQFLGDEETVRKAMEAVAAQGKAKK; encoded by the exons ATGGCCGCTTACAAGATCGTCCTTATCCGCCATGGAGAGAGCACCTGGAACCAGGAGAACAGGTTCTGCGGCTGGTTTGATGCTGATCTCAGTGAGACAGGTGCAGAGGAGGCCAAGCGAGGCGGTGATGCTTTGAGAG ATGCCGGCTATCAGTTTGATATCTGCTATACGTCTGTGCTGAAGAGGGCTATCCGTACCTTGTGGCTGGCGTTGGATAGCACAGATCAGATGTGGGTGAAGGTTGTGAGGACCTGGAGACTGAATGAGAGGCACTACGGTGGACTGACCGGCCTCAACAAAGCAGAGACGGCTGCTAAACACGGAGAGGAGCAGGTGAAGATTTGGAGACGGTCCTACGATATTCCTCCCCCATCCATGGATGCAGATCACGATTATTATTCAATCATAAGCAAG GATCGTCGCTATGCTGACCTGACAGAAGACCAGCTTCCCAGCTGTGAAAGTTTGAAGGACACCATTGCCCGAGCCCTGCCGTTTTGGAATGACGAAATCGTCCCAAGGATCAAGGAAGGGAAGAGGGTGCTGATTGTGGCCCACGGGAACAGCCTTAGAGGGATCGTCAAGCACCTTGAAG GTATGTCCGAGGAAGCCATCATGGAACTGAACCTTCCCACTGGTATCCCAATTGTGTACGAGCTCGATAAGAACCTTAAGCCTATCAAGCCCATGCAGTTCCTCGGAGACGAAGAAACTGTGCGTAAGGCCATGGAGGCCGTGGCTGCCCAGGGAAAAGCCAAGAAGTAA